The Doryrhamphus excisus isolate RoL2022-K1 chromosome 1, RoL_Dexc_1.0, whole genome shotgun sequence genome includes a window with the following:
- the LOC131136531 gene encoding cysteine-rich protein 1-like gives MAALQKSGTLEKKRSLGRDYHPLCLKCQNCKRQLMAGQHADYDDKPFCSYCDMKMFGPRDEEKHSFPALSSLSLTRVSFTS, from the exons ATGGCAGCATTACAGAAA tctggAACCCTGGAGAAGAAGAGGTCTTTAGGGAGGGATTACCATCCTCTGTGTCTGAAGTGTCAAAACTGTAAAAGACAACTCATGGCTGGACAGCATGCAGAT TATGATGACAAGCCATTCTGTTCATATTGCGACATGAAGATGTTTGGTCCAAGAG ATGAGGAGAAGCACTCCTTCCCGGCTCTCTCCTCCCTTTCTCTCACCCGTGTGTCCTTCACCTCGTAA